One Chitinophaga parva DNA segment encodes these proteins:
- the bioB gene encoding biotin synthase BioB, whose translation MQQVEIRHDWTLDEIKEIYNTPLLELVYRAATVHRKYQDTAEVQVCTLLSIKTGGCPEDCAYCPQAARYNTDINTHALMQKEQVMAYAQKAKDAGSTRFCMGAAWREVRDNRDFDRVLDMVKGVNELGMEVCCTLGMLTAEQATKLADAGLYAYNHNLDTSREHYSDIITTRTYDDRLQTLDNVRKAGVSVCCGGIIGLGETHEDRINMLHTLSHLPEHPDSVPINALTRVKGTPLENMPKVEFWDMVRMIATTRILMPKAMVRLSAGRAEMSMSDQALCFMAGANSIFTGEKLLTTSNPSFEEDHMMFQLLGLKAREAFKTEAEALQVELHH comes from the coding sequence ATGCAACAAGTGGAGATCCGCCACGACTGGACGCTGGACGAGATAAAGGAGATTTACAACACGCCGCTGCTGGAACTGGTTTACCGCGCCGCCACCGTGCACCGTAAATACCAGGATACCGCGGAAGTGCAGGTATGTACCCTCCTGTCCATTAAAACAGGTGGCTGCCCGGAAGATTGTGCTTATTGCCCCCAGGCTGCCCGTTACAATACAGATATTAATACCCACGCCCTGATGCAGAAGGAGCAGGTAATGGCCTATGCACAGAAAGCCAAGGACGCCGGCAGCACCCGTTTCTGCATGGGCGCCGCCTGGCGCGAAGTACGCGACAACCGCGACTTTGACCGTGTACTGGATATGGTAAAAGGCGTGAATGAACTGGGCATGGAAGTATGCTGCACCCTGGGCATGCTCACGGCTGAACAGGCCACCAAGCTGGCAGATGCCGGCCTGTATGCCTACAACCACAACCTGGACACCTCCCGCGAGCACTATAGCGACATCATCACCACCCGTACTTACGACGACCGCCTCCAGACCCTGGACAACGTGCGTAAAGCCGGTGTGAGCGTATGCTGCGGCGGTATCATCGGCCTGGGCGAAACCCACGAAGACCGCATCAACATGCTGCATACCCTGAGCCACCTGCCGGAGCACCCGGATTCCGTGCCCATCAACGCCCTCACCCGCGTAAAAGGCACCCCCCTGGAAAATATGCCCAAGGTAGAGTTCTGGGACATGGTACGCATGATCGCCACCACCCGCATCCTCATGCCCAAAGCCATGGTGCGTCTGAGCGCCGGCCGTGCGGAAATGAGCATGAGCGACCAGGCCCTCTGCTTCATGGCAGGTGCCAACTCCATCTTCACCGGGGAAAAACTGCTGACCACCAGCAATCCTTCCTTTGAAGAAGACCACATGATGTTCCAGCTGCTGGGCCTGAAAGCCCGCGAGGCTTTCAAGACCGAAGCGGAAGCCCTGCAGGTAGAACTGCACCACTAA
- a CDS encoding M42 family metallopeptidase: protein MSKKQQSILTDASLKFLKKYLNNPSPTGFEKEGQKIWLEYLKPYIDTRIVDPYGSAIGVINPDAPFKVVIEAHADEISWFVNYISAEGLIYVIRNGGSDQQIAPSKRVNIHTRNGIVKGVFGWPAIHTRQRNPDGKEVQPKVDNIFIDCGARSKKEVEDLGIHVGNVITFDENFEELNYDYYVCRAMDNRIGGFMIAEVARLLKENKDKLPFGLYIVNAVQEEVGLRGAEMVAKRIKPNVAIITDVTHDSTTPMINKNVEGEIKCGGGPSITYGPAVHNILRDLIIDTAEKEGIPFQRHAVSRSTGTDTDAFAYSNDGTPSALISIPLRYMHTTVEMIKKDDVENTIRLIYHTLLKITPKTAFNYL, encoded by the coding sequence ATGAGCAAAAAGCAGCAATCAATACTCACGGATGCTTCCCTGAAGTTTCTCAAAAAATACCTGAACAATCCTTCCCCTACCGGTTTTGAAAAAGAAGGCCAGAAAATATGGCTGGAGTACCTGAAACCGTATATCGACACGCGCATCGTGGATCCTTACGGCTCGGCCATCGGCGTGATCAACCCGGATGCGCCGTTCAAAGTAGTGATCGAAGCGCATGCCGACGAGATCTCCTGGTTTGTGAACTACATCTCCGCGGAAGGCCTCATCTACGTGATCCGCAATGGAGGCTCTGACCAGCAGATAGCGCCCTCCAAACGCGTGAACATCCATACCAGGAATGGCATTGTAAAAGGTGTATTTGGCTGGCCCGCCATCCACACCCGCCAGCGCAATCCTGATGGTAAGGAAGTGCAACCCAAGGTGGACAATATCTTCATTGATTGCGGCGCCCGCAGCAAAAAAGAAGTGGAAGACCTGGGCATCCACGTTGGCAACGTGATCACCTTTGACGAAAACTTTGAAGAGCTGAACTACGATTACTACGTGTGCCGCGCCATGGACAACCGCATTGGCGGCTTCATGATCGCGGAAGTAGCCCGCCTGCTCAAGGAAAATAAAGACAAGCTGCCCTTTGGCCTTTACATTGTGAACGCCGTGCAGGAAGAAGTAGGCCTGCGCGGGGCGGAAATGGTGGCCAAGCGCATCAAGCCCAATGTAGCCATCATCACCGATGTAACGCACGATAGCACCACGCCCATGATCAACAAGAACGTGGAAGGTGAGATCAAATGCGGCGGAGGCCCCAGCATCACTTACGGCCCCGCGGTGCACAACATTCTCCGCGACCTCATCATCGACACTGCCGAGAAAGAAGGGATCCCCTTCCAGCGCCACGCCGTGAGCCGCAGCACCGGTACGGACACCGATGCATTCGCCTACTCCAACGATGGTACCCCCTCCGCCCTGATCAGCATTCCCCTGCGCTACATGCACACCACCGTGGAAATGATCAAGAAGGACGACGTGGAAAACACCATCCGGCTGATCTATCACACCCTGCTGAAGATTACACCAAAGACAGCGTTCAATTATCTATAG